One region of bacterium genomic DNA includes:
- the ybeY gene encoding rRNA maturation RNase YbeY, translating into MGIKGDVNLLLVGDREIQKINRRYLHHDYATDVIAFEMKEHGVFGDIVVSTDAAKRQAREEGHSVLTETTILVVHGMLHLLGYRDKKKKDRDRMWRKTNDLMKRVS; encoded by the coding sequence TTGGGAATTAAGGGCGACGTGAATCTCCTGCTCGTCGGGGACCGCGAGATCCAAAAAATCAACCGGCGCTATTTGCACCATGATTACGCCACGGACGTCATCGCCTTTGAAATGAAAGAGCACGGGGTTTTCGGAGATATCGTTGTCTCGACGGACGCGGCGAAGAGGCAGGCGAGGGAAGAGGGTCACTCGGTGCTGACGGAGACGACGATCCTTGTCGTTCACGGGATGTTGCATCTCCTCGGTTACCGCGACAAGAAGAAGAAGGACCGCGACCGGATGTGGCGGAAGACCAACGATCTGATGAAACGGGTGTCCTGA
- a CDS encoding HDIG domain-containing protein, with protein sequence MINLPKRLEFLKGEFWFHAAMLVVLSLAVAGLMNVSWGELPTGVEIGSIARQDIRADKEYVILDEETTERLRADVRERVSQEARKDQMGPFDEEAIAVLQEKAASDIEPVTIRIQAGEVIVRSGDPFDERDVLIIEGIRKEKSKEFGRTRFLGTFLFVSLFLLAFFYVLRGSFRKIRLLPKDFIFLGSLLVLLVSIERTALFVVGAVRGLLPIDVPFSSFYGVIPVAFVTMMVQLVLPLPVAILFVPVSAVMAGFVFQGNLNYTIFHLVSCALGLHLMARVRTRGQILGVGFKLGAVHALMVVVFDMVGVTSLTGPLGWEDTLARVGLAFLGGLINAIAVLTLMPVFEIAFNYLTPIKLLEYGSLNHPLLREMIVRAPGTYHHSHMVGTLAEAASEAIGADALFARVASYFHDVGKMVKAPYFIENQSAAGLEDRHASLAPSMSALIIASHVKDGLELARQHKLPQRIIDIIPQHQGTKLITYFYNKAKEKEDPEMHVVSERDYRYPGPKPQTREAGVILLADTIEAASRALKDRSPARLEEVVRNMINKNFIDGQLDECELTLKDLHTIARSFLRVLMGVYHQRIEYPADEADKAARGAPVRSEDGTHADKYSQSKPLGEDSLQEVSKVSPKNIHRLGN encoded by the coding sequence ATGATCAATCTTCCAAAAAGGCTTGAGTTCCTGAAGGGTGAATTCTGGTTCCACGCCGCGATGCTGGTCGTCCTTTCCTTGGCCGTCGCCGGACTCATGAACGTCTCGTGGGGGGAGCTTCCCACGGGCGTCGAAATCGGGAGCATCGCGCGGCAGGACATCCGGGCGGACAAGGAGTACGTGATCCTGGACGAGGAGACGACGGAGAGGCTGAGGGCTGACGTTCGCGAGCGTGTTTCCCAGGAAGCGCGCAAGGATCAGATGGGCCCGTTCGACGAGGAGGCGATCGCCGTCCTTCAGGAGAAAGCGGCCTCGGACATCGAGCCCGTCACGATCCGCATCCAGGCGGGTGAAGTCATCGTGCGCAGCGGAGATCCGTTCGACGAGAGGGACGTCCTGATCATCGAGGGGATCCGCAAGGAGAAGAGCAAGGAATTCGGGCGCACAAGGTTCCTGGGCACCTTTCTCTTCGTGAGCCTCTTTCTCCTCGCCTTTTTCTACGTCCTGCGCGGTTCGTTCCGGAAGATCAGGCTCCTGCCCAAGGATTTTATCTTCTTGGGGAGTCTCCTGGTCCTCCTCGTGTCCATCGAACGCACGGCCCTCTTCGTCGTCGGCGCCGTGCGGGGGCTCCTCCCCATCGACGTTCCGTTCTCGTCCTTCTATGGCGTGATCCCGGTCGCCTTCGTCACGATGATGGTCCAGCTCGTGCTGCCGCTCCCCGTCGCCATTCTTTTCGTTCCCGTGAGCGCGGTCATGGCCGGCTTCGTCTTCCAGGGAAACCTCAACTACACCATTTTCCACTTGGTGAGCTGCGCCCTGGGACTTCACCTCATGGCGCGGGTCAGGACGCGCGGGCAGATCCTCGGGGTGGGCTTCAAGCTGGGGGCCGTCCACGCTTTGATGGTCGTCGTTTTCGACATGGTGGGGGTGACCTCCCTCACGGGCCCCTTGGGGTGGGAGGACACGCTGGCGCGCGTCGGTCTCGCGTTTCTCGGCGGACTCATCAACGCGATCGCGGTCCTGACCCTCATGCCGGTCTTCGAGATCGCCTTCAATTACCTGACCCCCATCAAGTTGCTCGAGTACGGGAGCCTCAATCACCCGCTCCTCCGCGAGATGATCGTCCGGGCGCCCGGAACCTACCACCACAGCCACATGGTGGGGACGCTGGCCGAGGCGGCTTCCGAGGCGATCGGCGCGGACGCCCTTTTCGCGCGGGTGGCCTCGTACTTTCACGACGTGGGCAAGATGGTGAAGGCGCCGTACTTCATCGAGAATCAGTCCGCCGCGGGTCTCGAAGACCGGCACGCGAGCCTCGCCCCCTCCATGAGCGCGCTCATCATCGCGTCGCACGTCAAGGACGGCCTCGAGCTCGCGCGCCAGCACAAGCTGCCGCAGAGGATCATCGACATCATCCCGCAGCATCAGGGCACCAAGCTGATCACGTACTTCTACAACAAGGCGAAGGAGAAGGAGGACCCGGAGATGCACGTCGTCTCCGAGCGCGACTACCGCTACCCCGGCCCCAAGCCGCAGACGCGCGAGGCGGGCGTGATCCTGCTGGCCGACACCATCGAGGCCGCGTCCCGGGCGCTCAAGGACCGCTCCCCGGCGAGGCTGGAGGAGGTCGTGCGCAACATGATCAACAAGAATTTCATTGACGGTCAGTTGGACGAGTGCGAACTCACGCTCAAGGACCTCCACACGATCGCCAGGAGCTTCTTGCGCGTCCTCATGGGAGTCTACCACCAGCGGATCGAATACCCGGCCGATGAGGCCGACAAGGCCGCGCGCGGGGCCCCGGTGAGATCAGAAGACGGTACGCATGCCGATAAATATTCTCAATCGAAACCGCTCGGTGAGGATTCCCTTCAGGAGGTTTCGAAGGTGTCTCCGAAGAATATCCACCGCCTTGGGAATTAA